In Drosophila willistoni isolate 14030-0811.24 chromosome XR unlocalized genomic scaffold, UCI_dwil_1.1 Seg144, whole genome shotgun sequence, one DNA window encodes the following:
- the LOC6638693 gene encoding ionotropic receptor 21a, whose protein sequence is MHRWHSIVFLIWWWYCLPSPIMSQELHIKFSNKWPLDEYHSHLRQLLQQLLSLVNVKRCFAIITDDIHFPIYDRSYYESIGRNLCPSYMMHVNESQDLGRPGKSLELHLSAMKASDCDLYVITILNAGQVKRLLKYIYRNRSLNMQRKYILLHDSRLFVEDMLHLWSVFVECLFLKRLMDNSFTISTIAYPGILSGVLVAKQLATWSFGQRIQGSVFFIDKTKNLKGAQLPVAIAEHYPMVQLIRSSNVYQGVEIDIMNALAKALNFHPIYYNANVSDTMDWNDQQDQQNDYYDNETRLIDSLIIGEVSRHVARFAIGDLHLFQAYSHLVELSYPHNFECLTFLTPESTADNSWQTFILPFSGGMWAGVLLSLFVVGSVFYMISFLNAMLSNDGENNKKTFFRCLRWNRLKSEDRVDKNVWQRSSFRIALMRRRSTAVVKYRDIFDDYPNCILLTYSMLLYVALPRMPRNWPLRVLTGWYWIYCILLVATYRASFTAILANPAARITIDTLQELLYSHLPLSTELTENRQFFLDSSDSVAQQLGTSMNIMTHSNDMIARIAKGQCAYYDNEFYLRYLRSTDDSVSDAADAATTTNGVGSGSAALHIMHECVIQMPVVIALEKNSAIKEHVDTYIKYLAESGLIAKWLRDAIQRLPAEEEAPQEALMNLRKFWSSFVALIIGYLIAICAILAENWHFRHYIMKHPMYDTYCPSLYYNFKRLYPDQ, encoded by the exons ATGCATCGGTGGCATTCAATTGTATTTCTCATTTGGTGGTGGTACTGTTTACCCTCTCCAATAATGAGCCAAGAGTTACATATAAAATTCTCAAATAAATGGCCATTGGATGAGTATCACAGCCATTTGAGGCAATTGTTGCAACAATTACTCTCATTGGTCAATGTGAAACGTTGTTTTGCCATCATCACCGATGATATACACTTTCCAATCTACGATCGTTCATACTATGAATCAATTGGACGCAATTTATGTCCCAGCTATATGATGCATGTAAATGAAAGTCAAGATTTGGGTCGTCCAGGCAAAAGTCTGGAATTGCATTTATCGGCCATGAAGGCTAGTGATTGTGATTTATATGTGATAACCATATTGAATGCCGGTCAAGTGAAACGTCTACTAAAATATATCTATCGTAATCGTTCACTTAATATGCAAaggaaatatattttattgcatGACTCGAGGCTCTTTGTTGAGGACATGTTGCATTTGTGGAGTGTTTTCGTGGAATGTTTATTTCTTAAACGTCTCATGGATAATAG TTTCACCATATCAACCATTGCATATCCTGGCATACTGAGTGGAGTTTTGGTTGCTAAACAGTTGGCCACTTGGTCATTTGGTCAACGCATTCAAGGCAGTGTTTTCTTTATAGATAAAACCAAGAATTTGAAAG GTGCTCAACTGCCAGTGGCAATTGCTGAGCATTATCCCATGGTGCAATTGATAAGGTCCTCAAATGTCTATCAAGGTGTTGAAATTGACATCATGAATGCATTGGCTAAGGCATTAAATTTTCATCCTATTTACTATAATGCCAATGTCAGTGATACAATGGATTGGAATGATCAGCAAGATCAGCAGAACGATTATTATGATAATGAGACAAGGCTGATAGATTCGCTAATCATTGGCGAAGTG TCGCGTCATGTGGCACGTTTTGCCATTGGCGATTTACATCTCTTTCAGGCATATTCACATCTTGTGGAACTTAGTTATCCACACAATTTCGAGTGCTTAACCTTTCTAACGCCAGAATCGACAGCAGATAACTCATGGCAGACATTCATTTTACCCTTCAGTGGCGGAATGTGGGCTGGTGTATTGCTATCACTATTCGTGGTGGGCAGTGTCTTCTATATGATAAGTTTCCTCAATGCCATGCTCTCGAATGATGgcgaaaataataaaaagacaTTTTTTCGTTGCCTACGATGGAATAGGCTTAAGTCCGAGGATCGTGTGGATAAAAATGTCTGGCAAAGATCAAGTTTTCGCATCGCATTGATGCGTCGTCGTTCAACGGCCGTCGTTAAGTATCGTGATATCTTTGATGATTATCCCAATTGTATATTACTTACATATAGTATGTTGCTCTATGTGGCATTGCCACGTATGCCCAGAAATTGGCCATTACGTGTCCTAACTGGTTGGTATTGGATCTATTGTATACTCTTGGTGGCCACCTATCGAGCCAGTTTCACAGCCATATTGGCCAATCCGGCGGCACG GATTACAATTGATACTCTACAGGAATTGCTATACTCTCATTTACCGCTCTCAACCGAATTGACCGAGAATAGACAATTCTTTTTGGATTCCAGTGACTCTGTGGCTCAACAATTGGGTACCTCAATGAATATAATGACGCATAGTAATGATATG ATCGCTCGCATTGCCAAGGGTCAGTGCGCTTACTATGATAACGAGTTCTATCTGCGTTATCTACGCTCAACGGATGATTCTGTAAGTGATGCTGCCGATGCAGCCACAACCACAAATGGAGTTGGATCCGGTTCTGCTGCTCTACATATAATGCATGAATGTGTTATCCAAATGCCGGTGGTTATTGCTCTAGAAAAGAACTCGGCTATTAAAGAGCATGTGGATacttatattaaatatttagcCGAAAGTG GCTTAATTGCGAAATGGTTACGCGATGCCATACAACGTTTACCCGCCGAGGAGGAGGCCCCACAAGAGGCCCTTATGAATTTACGTAAATTCTGGAGCTCATTTGTGGCCTTGATAATTGGCTATTTAATTGCCATCTGTGCCATATTGGCTGAAAATTGGCATTTCAGGCATTACATCATGAAGCATCCAATGTATGATACATATTGTCCCAgtttatattataattttaaacGTCTATATCCAGATCAATAG